One stretch of Rhinolophus ferrumequinum isolate MPI-CBG mRhiFer1 chromosome 5, mRhiFer1_v1.p, whole genome shotgun sequence DNA includes these proteins:
- the LOC117022600 gene encoding lysozyme-like protein 1 → MKAPGILALIGCLATVTEPKIYTRCKLAKIFARAGLDNYQGFSLGNWICMAYYESHYNTTAQTVLEDGSTDYGIFQINSYTWCRHAKLQEKNHCHVACSALLTDDLTDAIICAKKIVKETEGMNYWQGWKKHCEGRELSEWKKGCEVS, encoded by the exons ATGAAGGCTCCTGGCATCTTGGCCCTGATTGGCTGTCTGGCCACAGTCACTGAGCCCAAAATCTACACTCGCTGTAAACTGGCAAAAATATTTGCGAGGGCTGGCCTGGACAATTACCAGGGATTTAGCCTTGGAAACT GGATCTGCATGGCGTACTACGAGAGCCACTACAACACCACAGCTCAGACTGTCCTGGAGGATGGAAGCACTGACTATGGcatttttcagataaacagtTATACGTGGTGCAGGCATGCAAAGCTACAAGAGAAGAACCACTGTCACGTTGCCTGCTCAG CCTTGCTCACTGACGACCTCACAGATGCGATTATCTGTGCCAAGAAAATTGTTAAAGAGACAGAAGGGATGAACTACTG gCAGGGCTGGAAGAAACACTGTGAGGGCAGAGAACTGTCTGAGTGGAAAAAAGGATGTGAGGTTTCATAA